One stretch of Streptomyces agglomeratus DNA includes these proteins:
- a CDS encoding carbohydrate ABC transporter permease, whose translation MKARTRTHAAAGVLLTPFFVLFTLVMVVPIGYAVWLSLFTEKQSGLGFGGTETVFSGLDNYTAALGDPAFREGFAVLLGYCVFYIPLMIGGALALALLIDSTLARARRFFQLALFLPHAVPGIIAALIWVYLYTPQLSPVVDAMEAGGIGFDFFAPEGALPSVINIALWEWLGYNMVIFYAALQAVDRSVLEAATVDGAGAWRTALSIKVPLIRASVVMVALFTVIGSLQLFTEPLIINKGTGSSVTSTWTPNMYAYTAAFDRNDYGLAAAASVLLALTAALLSFAVTRFTGRKGRKA comes from the coding sequence GTGAAGGCCCGCACCCGCACCCATGCCGCCGCCGGCGTCCTGCTGACCCCCTTCTTCGTCCTGTTCACCCTGGTGATGGTGGTGCCGATCGGGTACGCGGTCTGGCTGAGCCTGTTCACCGAGAAGCAGTCGGGACTGGGCTTCGGCGGAACGGAGACCGTCTTCAGCGGCCTCGACAACTACACGGCGGCGCTGGGTGACCCGGCCTTCCGTGAGGGCTTCGCCGTACTCCTCGGGTACTGCGTGTTCTACATCCCGCTGATGATCGGCGGAGCCCTCGCACTCGCCCTGCTGATCGACTCCACGCTCGCCCGCGCCCGCCGCTTCTTCCAGCTCGCGCTCTTCCTGCCGCACGCCGTCCCGGGCATCATCGCCGCGCTGATCTGGGTCTATCTCTATACGCCCCAGCTCAGCCCGGTCGTCGACGCCATGGAGGCCGGCGGTATCGGCTTCGACTTCTTCGCACCCGAAGGCGCCCTCCCTTCCGTCATCAACATCGCGCTGTGGGAATGGCTCGGCTACAACATGGTGATCTTCTACGCCGCTCTCCAGGCCGTCGACCGCTCGGTCCTCGAAGCGGCCACGGTGGACGGGGCGGGCGCCTGGCGCACCGCGCTCAGCATCAAGGTCCCGCTGATCCGCGCCTCGGTCGTCATGGTCGCGCTGTTCACGGTCATCGGCTCGCTCCAGCTGTTCACCGAGCCGCTGATCATCAACAAGGGCACCGGATCATCCGTCACCTCCACCTGGACGCCGAACATGTACGCGTACACCGCGGCCTTCGACCGGAACGACTACGGGCTCGCGGCCGCCGCCTCCGTGCTGCTCGCGCTCACCGCCGCGCTGCTCTCCTTCGCGGTCACCCGCTTCACCGGCCGCAAGGGCAGGAAGGCATGA
- a CDS encoding carbohydrate ABC transporter permease encodes MSSRRTSTTAGRWMSKTAVNGALVLAVLYMLLPLVWLVTAATKDTGGLLAGNAFSFEDFNLGANLSALATYSDGVYFRWYLNSLLYAGGGAVVSSLISVAAGYAFDKYRFRGKEKLFGAVLLGVLVPTTALALPMYLLASEVGIVNTYWAVLVPVLVHPFGVYLARVFSAGYIPDEALEAARIDGAGELRVFWSIGMRMIMPGFVTVFLFQFTAIWNNFFLPLVMLSDQKLFPLSLGLYAWNSNAHGEPEFYPLVVTGSLLAVVPLIVAFVSLQRHWKAGLTAGSVK; translated from the coding sequence ATGAGTTCTCGCCGTACGAGCACCACCGCCGGCCGCTGGATGTCGAAGACCGCCGTCAACGGCGCGCTCGTCCTCGCCGTGCTCTACATGCTGCTCCCTCTCGTCTGGCTGGTCACGGCCGCCACCAAGGACACGGGCGGCCTGCTCGCCGGAAACGCCTTCTCCTTCGAGGACTTCAACCTCGGCGCGAACCTGTCCGCCCTGGCGACGTACAGCGACGGCGTCTACTTCCGCTGGTACCTCAACAGCCTGCTCTACGCGGGCGGCGGCGCCGTGGTCAGCTCGCTGATCAGCGTCGCCGCGGGCTACGCCTTCGACAAGTACCGCTTCAGGGGCAAGGAGAAGCTGTTCGGCGCCGTCCTGCTGGGCGTGCTGGTCCCGACCACCGCGCTGGCCCTGCCCATGTACCTGCTCGCCAGCGAAGTGGGCATCGTCAACACGTACTGGGCCGTCCTCGTCCCCGTGCTGGTCCACCCGTTCGGCGTCTACCTCGCCCGTGTCTTCAGCGCCGGCTACATCCCGGACGAGGCACTCGAAGCCGCCCGTATCGACGGGGCCGGCGAGCTGCGCGTCTTCTGGTCCATCGGTATGCGCATGATCATGCCGGGCTTCGTGACCGTCTTCCTCTTCCAGTTCACCGCCATCTGGAACAATTTCTTCCTCCCCCTGGTGATGCTTTCGGACCAGAAGCTCTTCCCACTGAGCCTCGGCCTGTACGCGTGGAACAGCAACGCCCACGGCGAGCCGGAGTTCTACCCCCTCGTCGTCACCGGCTCGCTCCTCGCCGTAGTCCCCCTGATCGTCGCCTTCGTCTCCCTCCAGCGGCACTGGAAGGCCGGGCTCACCGCCGGAAGCGTCAAGTGA
- a CDS encoding hydroxyacid dehydrogenase, translated as MHHATDNQPSLLLAMGPGIAERLFTDRHRARLAELSRTDPHLVAYDLAAPAPPVAAALAEAEVLFTCWGATPLTAEVLDAAPKLRAVIHAAGSVKHHVTPACWERGIAVTSAAAANALPVAEYTLAAILFAGKRVLYAAARYRALRAGHDWRAELDGAGNHRRTVGIVGASRIGRRVIELLRPFDLDVLLYDPYVAPREAAALGVALAPLDDLCARSSVVSVHAPQLPATHHMIGARQLAAMPAGATLINTARGSLVDEAALLPELASGRLNAVLDVTDPELPPPDSPLYDLPNVLLTPHVAGSLGDELHRMADQSLDELARYAAGHPFADPVHPTSLHHSA; from the coding sequence ATGCACCACGCCACTGACAACCAGCCGTCCCTGCTGCTCGCCATGGGTCCCGGCATCGCGGAGCGCCTCTTCACCGACCGGCACCGCGCCCGCCTGGCCGAACTCTCGCGCACCGACCCGCACCTGGTCGCGTACGACCTCGCCGCCCCCGCGCCGCCCGTCGCGGCGGCGCTCGCCGAGGCCGAGGTCCTGTTCACCTGCTGGGGCGCCACCCCGCTCACCGCCGAAGTGCTCGACGCCGCCCCGAAGCTGCGCGCCGTCATCCACGCGGCGGGCTCCGTCAAGCACCACGTCACCCCGGCCTGCTGGGAGCGCGGCATCGCCGTGACCTCGGCCGCCGCGGCCAACGCCCTGCCCGTGGCGGAGTACACGCTCGCCGCGATCCTCTTCGCCGGCAAACGCGTCCTGTACGCCGCCGCCCGCTACCGCGCCCTGCGCGCCGGCCACGACTGGCGCGCGGAACTCGACGGCGCCGGGAACCACCGCCGCACCGTGGGCATCGTCGGCGCCTCCCGCATCGGCCGCCGCGTCATCGAGCTGCTCCGCCCCTTCGACCTGGACGTCCTGCTGTACGACCCGTACGTCGCCCCGCGCGAAGCGGCAGCACTCGGCGTCGCGCTCGCGCCGCTCGACGACCTGTGCGCCCGCAGCTCCGTCGTCTCGGTCCACGCCCCGCAGCTCCCGGCCACCCACCACATGATCGGCGCCCGCCAGCTGGCCGCGATGCCGGCCGGCGCGACGCTGATCAACACCGCCCGCGGCTCCCTCGTCGACGAGGCCGCGCTGCTCCCCGAGCTGGCCTCCGGCCGCCTGAACGCCGTACTCGACGTGACGGACCCGGAACTCCCGCCGCCGGACTCGCCGTTGTACGACCTCCCGAACGTGCTGCTGACCCCGCACGTCGCGGGCTCGCTCGGCGACGAGCTGCACCGCATGGCCGACCAGTCCCTGGACGAGCTGGCGCGCTACGCGGCGGGTCACCCCTTCGCTGATCCGGTCCATCCAACATCGCTGCACCACTCGGCCTGA
- a CDS encoding ester cyclase has product MKFVQIIDYKTERSDDMNQLMDKWVEQTKGKRTATHNIIGKDRSQANHYVEIVEFPSHEEAMKNSHLPETDRIFQEMVALCDGMPSFTDLDVVREEQLNAATARRFFHEVAVGGNLDTVDELFASDYRDHDTFKEEESTVGADVIRSDVTSWRDAFDFRFDLDRQVSEGDDVVTLWTWTGTHKGEFMGIAPTGQQCTMTGTTIFRFQDGKIQEGWWHMDAMGLMRQLGAIG; this is encoded by the coding sequence ATGAAATTCGTACAGATAATCGACTACAAGACCGAGCGGTCCGACGACATGAACCAGCTCATGGACAAGTGGGTCGAGCAGACCAAGGGCAAGCGGACGGCCACGCACAACATCATCGGCAAGGACCGGTCCCAGGCGAACCACTACGTCGAGATCGTCGAATTCCCGTCGCACGAGGAGGCGATGAAGAACTCCCACCTGCCGGAGACCGACCGGATCTTCCAGGAGATGGTGGCGCTCTGTGACGGTATGCCCTCGTTCACGGACCTCGACGTGGTCCGTGAGGAGCAGCTGAACGCGGCGACCGCCCGCCGCTTCTTCCACGAGGTCGCCGTCGGAGGGAATCTCGACACCGTCGACGAGCTGTTCGCGTCCGACTACCGGGACCACGACACCTTCAAGGAGGAGGAGAGCACCGTCGGTGCCGACGTCATCCGCAGCGACGTGACGAGCTGGCGCGACGCCTTCGACTTCCGCTTCGACCTCGACCGGCAGGTGTCCGAGGGCGACGACGTCGTGACGCTGTGGACGTGGACGGGTACCCACAAGGGTGAGTTCATGGGCATCGCGCCCACCGGGCAGCAGTGCACCATGACCGGTACGACGATCTTCCGCTTCCAGGACGGGAAGATCCAGGAAGGCTGGTGGCACATGGACGCCATGGGCCTGATGCGGCAGCTCGGCGCGATCGGCTGA